The region CGTGGCTCCACCAATCACATACAGTCTTGAATGATGGCCGACAACGGATGGTACACTGACGGCAATTGGCAGAGGGGGAAGAGTTTTCCATTCATCCGTGAATGGGTTGTAACATTCTACCGTGTCCAGACGGGTGTTTTGGAAAGACGTTTTGCCGCCGACTACGTACAGACGACTGTTTAATGACGCCGACCCGTGAGAATGGCGGGCTTCGAGCATGCTGGTGACTGGTCTCCATCGGTTACGTGAGAAGGAGTAACGCCAAACTAGACGAGATGATTGGTCACAAACAGTGTCATAACCACCGGTAACATAGATATCAGAACCTGCAGaaaatcaatatttatttatttattttatttgaattcttcggaaaaaacaataaaaacaagcacaggccgtccagggaagggcaaaagtaaaaaaaaaaaaaaaatatcatcaaaaAAGATGCGCCCTctcagacctagctcataaaagtTCACATTATTATACCcaacactaaaaaaaatgtttgtacccgcaagttcagTAGTTTCTTCTTACAACAATATTAGAGAAAgtaatttataacaaaaaatatgatCGCCCATGAAATCGATAGGTTACCTGGCGTTTTAAACTACCGGGTATATTTGCGTCAACAGTGAGAGTGCACTTTCTGTTTGAAATaatgtgagggcgctgttgacgTCAACTAAACTAATGCTGTGTTGATGGTCGTACGAAAACCACACAAGGCTGTGTTCAAAACGGCGGCTACTATACGGCTACGGCTGTATCTCCTCGCcgtcatgcgttgaagtatggGACACTAGTAACACCATTAGCAACAGTcgaagccgtagctgtagccgattACTTGGATACGGCCAAAGCATCGTTTTCGTTTGatagaaacacaaacaaaatgtttcaaaacaaactCAAGAAGGAGATGATGAAGGTAAAACCACTTTTTGCGTATACACAATTAACTTACCTAATGAAGTGACACTGTACTTTCTTTTCATGTGATGCGGCATCTTAGCTAAAGGATACCATCTTGGATACGATGATTTGACAGCCTCTCCTGCATCCATACAAAACATCTCATCACTGTAGATGTACTCTCCATCCAGACCCTTCTGGTGACCTCCTACCAGTATAATGACCTCTGACCTTCGACCTGGACTTCTTGGCGAGGTACCCGGGCCCAACACGCGGTATCCTCGTTTCATCAACCACTGGCAGCATTTAGCTTCTTTCAGAACATCATTGCAGTGTCTTGACTTAGAGAGACTGTCCTCATCTCGACATGAGAGCATCTCACTTAAGATGTCCTCTTCGATGAGAGGAAGACGTATCGATCGGAGGAGTTGTGATCTGAAGAAAGCTCTCTCTTCCGGGTTCGATTTGATCCATCTCAACACTGCATCGTAGACGGCCTTCTCCGACTGCACAACAAGCTGGTCATGGCGAATGTACGCTACAAGTTGGTCAAACCGAAGATCTAAGAACTCTTCTTCTTCTGAGACGCTCTCAAAGTTCTCTAGGATGAACTTCTCTGCGTCCCTCAGCAACGGAAGACATCGATAAGTCTCGGCGAACCTCGCGAGACTCATGCAGTTTCCCGCGGTGATGTTCCGTTGCAGGTACTCGGTGCATGACTTGGCGACCTGCTCGAACTGAAGGAAATTTGCGGTGATGAATAGCTCCTCGGCGTTCTCCTCAGTGATGAGAATGCGAGACCGGTACGAGAATTCGATCAGGATGCCCACCATTCGAGGGCAAAGGTCATGGAGGGAGATCCGGCTTTCCAAGCTCTCCCGTAAATCGCCGGCAAACATTGCTCTGAAGTACGGGCTGACCGCAGCGAGTAACGCACGGTGACAGGTGAATTCACGGGAACCAACACAGAGCACGGTGTCTGTACACTCACCGCTCAGCCTCATTTCGTTCAGCAGAGACAGGACGTTGCTCGGAAGCAGAGCatcaaagtaaacaaaacttgATTCATGGTCACTCGACAGCGAGGCTGACGAAGGAGACGAAGCCGAGCCTCGATGTGGTGACGAGCCGCTCACAACTCGTGAATTCTCGCAGCTGTACGATGACCTCACAGATGAGAGCGACAGCTCTCGCGTGAAATCGTAGGACGACATCTTGAAAATCCTTTACTTCGTCAGTCTGCagtgaaaaacaacaaattaacaacAAGTTTTTAGCAATCAGTAGAGTTTTCTTTTTCGACAATGCGACTACCCAAGTCAAACATGTCTGAAACGGTTCTTCAGTATTAAGTGATCCCAAATCCAACACTATAACTCGTAGGCGGAACTTATAGATTAGAGAAGTATCCTGTCTGACTCGCTGGACAAAGTCAAGTCCAAACTTGCAAAAACGAGCCTTTCTAAACTACTGACAGTTAGAACATTGTTTGAAATTTTAGCCCTTTCTAAACAATGACGTAACTGTGGGTGGTGGTTggggcgagggggggggggggcggaacaCGTCACCCCAAAAAGATCCCACACCCTCCCGTCCCCCCATTTGAACCGTGGATTTGTGACTGTTAAAACAAATGCGTTTATATTTGTATCAGCCtaatttttttcgaaatttcagtgtttttaaagccatttcTACACGCCACACCCAATGGATCCTCTCGCGAACAGAATATACCTgctaattgaaaacaaaataaaacacaaattgtaattgttttattcagATGCTCTAAATAAAACAATCGTAAACAGATGTTCGGCTAAGCATGGCCATCTGTCATATTACAATGTGTTATCTTATCGATTGACCAATAAGAGAGCCCGTATTAACAATTCAATGAATGAATTAATGTATCGACCAATAGGAAGAACCGATACAGCgttgtaaatgattttttacgcgcattgtttaaaaataacTACTGATTACAATCGATCGGTGTGGCATGCTATCAAAGAAAACTGAATTTTACTAACAGCCCACACTCTGTGTTTATGTGGTATATCCAGACGCCATGTATCCGACACATTTACATTATGAGATTATTTTTCTATTCAATGCCGAAGAAAATCAATGACTTTTACACTGTCAAATTCAATGCAGGCCAACTGCATGGTATTGTGATTGCAGACTAatggaaaatttgaaaatttacaCCATCGGTGTTGATTTGAATCCTATCCCAGCATTCATATTGGGCAAGTATTTCGGTGTTGATTTGAGGAattgcatggtgatgtatcaatatatatttggtttgcggtaacaccatgcactTGCCATGTAGAGTTCGTTATTTCGGTGTTAAACAACACCAATTTTTGAACTGAAATAAGTTACCACCAACATAGGTGTAGATATCCTATAGGTCTACATGAAGTTTTAGAGTGTGGACTTCCATTCCAACAGACGACCCTTGAAATTACAGGCTCGCTAGATTGTTTCCTGTACGGAAGGACACCATTGAATGTAATAAGGAAGTGGAGTTATAGCTCTAACGGTGGAAGAATAAAAACCACTTGAGTATCGCCAATAAAGACCATGGCTGTCATTAGACGCACTTGAGGGATAATGTTTAACCTGCTCGTGGATATTTGCCTAAGAATCGGTTTACAATTTgtgtttaaaaggcagtggacactattggtaattactcaaaataattattagcataaaacctttcttggtgacgagtactgTTGATAgtaatgaaacattgtgagaaacggctccctctgaagtgccatagttttcgagaaagaagtaattttccacgaatttgatttcgagacctcagatttagaacttgaggtctcgaaatcaaccatctaaacgcacataacttcgtgtgacaaggtttttttttcttctttcattcatatctcgcaacttcgatgaccgattgagctcaaatttacacaggtttgttattttatgcataaatgttgagatacactaactgtgaaggctggtctttgacaattaccaatagtgtccgctgcctttaagtatcAGTTTGTGGAAACAAATTCATTGGAAATGATTAAGTTTATTCTATACTTTTAATGTTCAGCAGTCTTGTTTCGAAATGAAGCATAAAATGGTTTCTAAATGCCCATTGTGATCTGTTTCGGTTGCGGTTGATTTAGGAAGTTTGTTGTTGGTATCAGCAAAAAAATAATCCCTTTATTATTacgtttttatatattttttttaactattaaaATACAAACTAAAGCATATGTAATCAAATGTTAGCAGTTTTTAAACACAATAAGCAAAATGTAGATGTTTGGTTAATTTATTCGAGTTGACCCTTTATTTCTGTGGGTTttgtttacaggactcggggaaaaaTTAGTGTTTTATACATTCTGCTTTACCGTATATATAAAACCAAGTAGGCATATGCCTATTCTTTTGCaagtgtaaatttaacatctatgccTATCACACAAGTttcttaatattatttaaacatTATGTAAAAAGTTTTAACGTTCGAGTGTTTTTTCTCAGGAGAATTCACACTAAaaattgtatgcataaaataaaataatgtcccAACGAAAAATTAATCACTAAACTAAGACGAATAATTTTCTCAATTCATTCAAGCTAGCGTCGAGCACAAACAGCTGACGTATTTTATGCGGGTAGTAAAATACATAATAAGACCCTATCCATTGAAAAGCGTGTTTCCTCGtattcataaataataattaccCGCAAAAGCTGCAAGACTACCATCGCAGATGCATATATAAGTATAGAACAATATCAGTTCTATTTTGTCgagtttttgaaatgaaaaggtGAGAAGAAACCCTTGTCATGAAATTCCCGTAAACTTGCAAGTGCATTAATTTTTACCCCCAAATAATTGATTACAATAATTtgattacaataattattgtgtgATCCACGTAAATTGATCCCACACGCCCGGCATCCTTGCAAAAGCGTCAGCAAGGCTTCCCAATTAATCCCAAATAATTGTCCCTTGGATGGGAAAACCATTTTTGTAAAGGCAAAACTAACGTGCTCTTTCAAAGAGGGTGTATCAATCAAAACTTCAAACGAGCTCTTATACCCTTCTCGCCGTCCTTGTACACATTGTATCTTCTATGTTGAACTTGGGTCAATCTCACAGCTCAGTGCTTACCACATCTCTGCGCTTACAGCGCCTTCGTTCTAAGACCCCAAatctaagcacagaaattcacGAAAAGCAGCCTCAGGAAAATTGCCCTTGTGTACGGTACGGGTGACCGAGACACACTTTTAATATAGATGGACAATTAAAAAATGCTATTAATATAACAACCCTACGAACATCACTACAAATTTATGCCATAAATCGGAATATAATATTTTTAGGATATAGCCCCATTTATAACTGCATGCATGCTCTTATCAACGTATGAAATGATGTTAATCAAATGTAGGCTTATGCCGGCATATACTTATCCTACAAGGTAAACATACCTTCAGTGTGCATCACAGAAGCTATTCCTCTGTCTTGAACTCCAGCAGAGATATTCATGTATCCTCCTTCACCTTTGAAGAAACATCCACTCCACCAAGGCATTTCAAATCCATCAATCATAACATTGGGATATACGCAACAAATTTAGAAGGCAAACAGTACACGCCTCTTTTTTGCTATCTCATAGGGCCGACGCGTGCCAGTCGCGTGTGGTTTGAATCTAATACACTACACACACAACGGTTATGCATTATTTATGAGCAGCAATGGGGGATGCGGTTGTGACACGCTGCATTGTTGCTGGTATGTCATCAGTGTGCGGCTATTATACGGTATATGCTCGTGTTGTCGGCAATACCTGTAAACAAGACCCCTTAAGTTGAATACTATTTATCAGGTTTCACTCATAATTCATGGCGGATGAGTTATACATTCACACACCTAGCAGACAATGAATATTAATCATCTTTAGCTTTGGGAGTTCTCACATTTGCATTCAAATGCTGCCAACGAATGAGGGTTGCAGTCTGTAATTTTGTTCCCTTCAAAATGCCGAGAGTCAATATTATTTCAACGTAATTATTTGGCTACAGTCGCCTTTAATAGCATTATTGCATTATCTAGTGTAAAACCCAAACAGATGATGTGGCATGGTAGTGGTTAACTAATCCAAGATTACGATCGGATGCTATAGTATTTGATGACTGTGTCACATTgtaccggtgtcgcatgcaattatgtcctctatgcaatactatccggaggacattattgcatatgcaataatgttcgccggacggttttgcatatgcaatcgtgtccgcccggacgctgctgcataatgcaattgtgtcggcccggacacatttgcacatgcagttgtgtccgcccccgtgcaaaaccgtcctagaggtaaattaaacgccattgatcgacggaacacgtttgccattttctttacaagctaagtgcatgttaTGAATGACATAAAAAATGTTCGGCCGccgggtattcgctgcaatcataaaaatacgtgaatattcatgctgcataatgcgtaggttcagtgcatgcacactCGCTTATGCGCGCACATACACACAGTCATGTACAtaacatgtccgccggacggttttggcatagccccggacacgattgcatacggaaaagtgtccggagcggacagtattgcatggcggacacagttgcatctgacaccggcactTCCCAGGGTTATGGAACCAGTGaaatgggaggggggggggggggaaggtaactttgtttgtacttttacAATGAGAAATCGCCTGACAAGGCCAGACGGACACATCAATGTATTGATGGGGGCTACAACTGACTTGGGGTACCGACCAAAATTAACGTTCACCAGGGACATActaccacctactcctggggctgaattTAGCACATGTCAAAGCCCATACGGATGTAGTGAAATTTAATAAGtatggttgaacaaaaaaagtataaaaacaacCCCATCAACAACTACAGCAGCAACAGGAACAACAAAACACACTAAAGGTAttcatcaaatcaaataacttcTTCAATAGAATGGAGTGTTAGTCaaagttatttgtttgtttgtttgtgtatgtTGGGCCGGTGAGAAAGATCattaaatacagtggacactattggtaattactcaaaaaaattattagcataaaaccttacttggtgacgagtaacggggagaggttgattgtataaaacattgtgagaaacggctccctctgaagtgacaaagttttcgagaaagaagtaattttccacgaatttgatttcgatacctcaagtttagaatttaaggtctc is a window of Asterias rubens chromosome 21, eAstRub1.3, whole genome shotgun sequence DNA encoding:
- the LOC117304394 gene encoding kelch-like protein 24, with the protein product MSSYDFTRELSLSSVRSSYSCENSRVVSGSSPHRGSASSPSSASLSSDHESSFVYFDALLPSNVLSLLNEMRLSGECTDTVLCVGSREFTCHRALLAAVSPYFRAMFAGDLRESLESRISLHDLCPRMVGILIEFSYRSRILITEENAEELFITANFLQFEQVAKSCTEYLQRNITAGNCMSLARFAETYRCLPLLRDAEKFILENFESVSEEEEFLDLRFDQLVAYIRHDQLVVQSEKAVYDAVLRWIKSNPEERAFFRSQLLRSIRLPLIEEDILSEMLSCRDEDSLSKSRHCNDVLKEAKCCQWLMKRGYRVLGPGTSPRSPGRRSEVIILVGGHQKGLDGEYIYSDEMFCMDAGEAVKSSYPRWYPLAKMPHHMKRKYSVTSLGSDIYVTGGYDTVCDQSSRLVWRYSFSRNRWRPVTSMLEARHSHGSASLNSRLYVVGGKTSFQNTRLDTVECYNPFTDEWKTLPPLPIAVSVPSVVGHHSRLYVIGGATQDECACPHIQCYDPITNAWSLLPNLEFSRKTLRVTVSDDGRMFVLGGRKPREVSEVSVETSEECQHEPSNEQRTFPGITVAGDRLWIFGGKIGEESKSCAEYYDLQTNTWTTLVGFMPKALYMHGCVTIADDA